One part of the Nitrosophilus kaiyonis genome encodes these proteins:
- a CDS encoding class I SAM-dependent methyltransferase: MSKEAIFDQNFEYYDKWFDEHYKIYEIELNAIKKLLPPFKDGLEVGVGTGRFAAPLGIKYGIEPSKNMAKIAKKRGIKVINAVAENLPFEDKSFDLILIVTTICFVKDPLKMLKESYRVLKDNGKIIIAFVDKNSELGKFYEKNRDKSKFYKEATFFSKKEVFSLLKRSGFVLEACNESLFGPDLEHLELKTTQGCKKGGAFLVLRARKKEFK, encoded by the coding sequence ATGTCAAAAGAGGCAATTTTTGATCAAAATTTCGAATATTATGATAAATGGTTTGATGAACATTATAAAATTTATGAAATAGAGCTAAATGCAATAAAAAAGCTTTTACCACCTTTTAAAGATGGTCTTGAAGTTGGAGTAGGTACAGGAAGATTTGCTGCTCCTCTTGGTATAAAATATGGAATTGAGCCATCAAAAAATATGGCAAAAATTGCGAAAAAAAGAGGTATTAAAGTAATTAATGCAGTTGCAGAGAATCTTCCATTTGAAGATAAAAGTTTTGATCTTATATTGATTGTCACTACCATCTGTTTTGTAAAAGATCCTTTAAAAATGTTAAAAGAATCCTATAGAGTTTTAAAAGATAATGGAAAAATTATTATTGCATTTGTAGATAAAAATTCAGAACTTGGCAAATTTTATGAGAAAAATAGAGATAAAAGCAAATTTTATAAAGAAGCTACTTTTTTTAGCAAAAAAGAGGTTTTTTCACTGCTAAAAAGAAGCGGATTTGTTTTGGAAGCCTGCAATGAATCTCTTTTTGGTCCAGATTTGGAGCACCTTGAATTAAAAACTACTCAAGGGTGTAAAAAAGGAGGAGCTTTTTTAGTTTTAAGAGCTAGAAAAAAGGAATTTAAATGA
- a CDS encoding molybdenum-dependent transcriptional regulator, producing the protein MKQKIEGRFWIKKDNKNFLGHGRVELLKKIDKYGSISKAAREMKMSYKAAWDAVDIMNNLSEEPILEKVAGGKGGGGSRLTEYGKKLIKEWEMLEESYKNFLNSLESFDKKVFGYKISARNRLLCEIENIKCEDELCELTLKLKGGIYIKSKITESAVEELNLKKEDKVIAIIKSTSINVYSFKNEGFLKSYVKSIKIGKNYKNVTFETENGYILNCITDINIDKNREYYLYVRPEDVLIGI; encoded by the coding sequence ATGAAACAGAAAATTGAGGGAAGATTTTGGATAAAAAAGGATAATAAAAATTTTCTTGGTCACGGAAGAGTTGAACTTTTAAAAAAAATCGATAAATATGGCTCTATATCAAAAGCAGCTCGTGAAATGAAAATGAGTTACAAAGCCGCTTGGGATGCAGTAGATATTATGAACAATTTAAGCGAAGAGCCTATATTAGAAAAAGTTGCTGGTGGAAAAGGTGGTGGAGGTAGCAGACTTACAGAATATGGTAAAAAACTTATCAAAGAGTGGGAAATGCTCGAAGAGAGCTATAAAAATTTTTTAAACAGTCTTGAAAGTTTTGATAAAAAAGTTTTTGGATATAAGATAAGTGCAAGAAATAGACTTCTTTGTGAAATTGAAAATATAAAATGTGAAGATGAATTATGTGAGCTAACACTAAAATTAAAAGGTGGAATTTATATAAAATCTAAAATTACAGAATCTGCAGTAGAAGAGCTTAATCTAAAAAAAGAAGATAAAGTTATAGCTATCATAAAATCTACTTCAATTAATGTATATTCATTTAAAAATGAGGGTTTTTTAAAATCATATGTAAAAAGTATCAAAATAGGAAAAAATTATAAAAATGTAACTTTTGAAACTGAAAATGGTTATATATTAAATTGTATAACGGATATAAATATAGACAAAAACAGAGAATATTATCTTTATGTAAGACCAGAAGATGTTTTAATTGGAATATAA
- a CDS encoding APC family permease, producing MKERKLKRAITLPYLVFYGLGNIIGAGIYVLIGEIAKISGYYTPISFFVACLAVVFTALSYAELSSRYPLSAGEAVYVKEGLGLKIFPIIVGFLLIFSGIVSASAVISGFYGYIKDFINLSENESIAVLIIILFLIASWGISESVKFASIFTLIEILGLLLVIFFGLKYIDFSSIEYKRFIPGFDLHSYNLIILGSFVAFYAFIGFEDMVNVAEEVKNPVKTMPKAIIITIFISTLLYFLVAFVSICVIEPNQLAQSPSPLADVFKKSYNEKSNILNFIAIFAIVNGALVQIIMVSRILYGMAKQGWLPKIFSSVNKYTRTPIFSTFITSFLIFLFAYFINILTLAQLTSFAILIVFIMVNLSLIRLKMKKIQPKNIINIPIFVPIIGVLINLILIFVQLKEVI from the coding sequence ATGAAAGAGAGAAAATTAAAAAGAGCTATAACACTTCCTTATTTAGTATTTTATGGACTTGGCAACATTATTGGAGCTGGGATTTATGTATTGATAGGAGAGATTGCTAAAATAAGCGGATATTATACTCCAATCTCCTTTTTTGTAGCCTGTTTAGCAGTTGTTTTTACAGCTCTTTCTTATGCGGAACTATCTTCAAGATATCCTTTAAGTGCAGGTGAAGCTGTTTATGTAAAAGAGGGGCTTGGATTAAAAATATTTCCAATAATTGTTGGTTTTTTGCTCATTTTTAGTGGAATAGTCTCAGCTTCAGCTGTAATTAGCGGTTTTTATGGATATATAAAAGATTTTATAAATTTAAGTGAAAATGAGAGTATCGCTGTTTTAATTATAATTTTATTTTTAATAGCAAGCTGGGGAATTTCTGAATCTGTAAAATTTGCATCTATATTTACTCTTATTGAAATTTTGGGACTTTTACTGGTTATATTCTTTGGATTAAAATATATCGATTTTTCTTCTATAGAATATAAAAGATTTATACCAGGTTTTGATCTGCATAGCTACAATCTTATAATTTTGGGAAGTTTTGTTGCTTTTTATGCATTTATAGGTTTTGAAGATATGGTAAATGTGGCTGAAGAGGTTAAAAATCCAGTAAAAACTATGCCAAAGGCTATTATAATTACTATTTTTATATCTACATTATTATATTTTTTAGTTGCATTTGTTTCTATTTGTGTTATTGAACCTAATCAATTAGCACAAAGTCCTTCGCCTTTAGCAGATGTATTTAAAAAAAGTTATAATGAAAAAAGCAATATTTTAAATTTTATTGCAATTTTTGCTATTGTTAATGGTGCTCTTGTGCAGATTATAATGGTTTCAAGAATATTGTATGGTATGGCAAAACAGGGATGGCTTCCTAAAATTTTTTCAAGTGTAAATAAATACACAAGAACACCAATATTTTCAACTTTTATAACCTCTTTTTTGATATTTTTATTTGCATATTTTATAAATATTTTAACTCTTGCTCAACTTACAAGTTTTGCTATTTTAATAGTCTTTATAATGGTAAATCTCTCATTAATTAGATTAAAAATGAAAAAGATTCAGCCAAAAAATATTATAAATATACCTATATTTGTTCCTATAATTGGTGTTTTAATCAATTTAATTTTAATTTTTGTGCAGTTAAAAGAGGTTATTTAA
- a CDS encoding FAD-dependent oxidoreductase, which produces MVYDLLIIGSGGAGLSAALKAKELGLKCIVINKNYPTTAQTSMAQGGINAVLDSKNDSIYKHIEDTLKSSQGLADKKVVEYVCNEAPKIIEWLDSIGVPFSRKDKKIAQRKLGGASGKRACYVQDYTGLKILHTLYDNAIKENIEFKNDYFLLNLIVENGSVYGATFLDKKNTKVEQILSKSVILATGGYAKIYDKFSTNSSSATGDGIAAAIRAGCKLSDLEFIQFHPTSLKNSSILISEAARGAGGKLINQKGERFIDEMLTRDEIARAIYKEIEKGNEVFLDIRHLGEEFIEENLPQERKLAIIYEGVDSVKDLIPIKPAAHYTMGGIDVDFDLKTNIDGLFAVGECANAKLHGANRLGGNSLLEVITLGIKAAKNAYKYKDRDIEDKIYEKTVIDSHFIKSVFSFENKIDFYEKREFLSKIFYANVGVFRNEMGLKGVLSAVRQMQRELLFMGISDKSTVYNTNLIDFIEFGNMLELSEAILVGAISRNESRGAHFREDFPNRDDENFLAHTVIWKEDGVICADFKKVK; this is translated from the coding sequence ATGGTTTATGATTTGCTAATTATAGGCTCTGGTGGAGCAGGTCTTAGTGCAGCATTAAAAGCAAAAGAGCTTGGTTTAAAATGTATAGTTATAAATAAAAATTATCCGACTACTGCACAAACCTCTATGGCCCAAGGTGGAATAAATGCAGTTTTAGACTCTAAAAATGATAGCATTTATAAACATATAGAAGATACACTAAAATCTTCGCAAGGATTGGCTGATAAAAAAGTTGTTGAGTATGTTTGCAATGAAGCTCCTAAAATTATAGAGTGGTTAGATAGTATTGGGGTTCCTTTTAGTAGAAAAGATAAAAAAATTGCACAAAGAAAACTTGGTGGAGCAAGCGGTAAAAGAGCATGTTATGTACAAGATTACACAGGGCTTAAAATTTTACATACACTTTACGATAATGCAATTAAAGAAAATATAGAATTTAAAAATGACTATTTTTTATTAAATTTAATAGTTGAAAATGGCAGTGTTTATGGAGCTACTTTTTTAGATAAAAAAAATACAAAAGTTGAGCAGATTTTATCAAAATCAGTTATTTTGGCTACTGGTGGATATGCAAAAATTTATGATAAATTTTCTACAAACTCATCTTCAGCAACAGGAGATGGTATAGCAGCAGCAATTAGGGCTGGATGCAAACTTTCTGATTTAGAGTTTATTCAATTTCATCCAACCTCTTTAAAAAATAGCTCTATTTTAATAAGTGAAGCAGCAAGGGGAGCTGGAGGCAAACTAATAAATCAAAAAGGTGAAAGATTTATTGATGAGATGCTCACAAGAGATGAAATTGCAAGAGCAATTTATAAAGAGATTGAAAAGGGAAATGAGGTTTTTTTAGATATTAGACATCTTGGAGAAGAGTTTATTGAAGAGAATCTTCCACAAGAAAGAAAATTAGCAATTATATATGAAGGAGTTGATTCAGTAAAAGATCTTATTCCAATTAAACCAGCAGCTCACTATACTATGGGTGGTATTGATGTAGATTTTGATTTAAAAACAAATATTGATGGCCTTTTTGCAGTTGGAGAGTGTGCAAATGCAAAACTTCATGGCGCAAATAGACTTGGTGGAAACTCTCTTTTAGAAGTTATCACTCTTGGAATAAAAGCAGCTAAAAATGCATATAAATATAAAGATAGAGATATAGAAGATAAAATCTATGAAAAAACAGTAATAGATTCTCATTTTATAAAATCTGTATTTTCATTTGAAAATAAAATAGATTTTTATGAAAAAAGAGAGTTTTTAAGCAAAATATTTTATGCAAATGTGGGTGTTTTTAGAAATGAGATGGGGTTAAAGGGAGTTTTAAGTGCTGTTAGGCAGATGCAAAGAGAACTTTTGTTTATGGGTATTTCTGATAAATCAACTGTCTATAATACAAATTTAATTGATTTTATTGAGTTTGGAAATATGTTGGAATTAAGTGAAGCAATATTAGTTGGAGCAATAAGCAGAAATGAGAGCAGAGGCGCTCACTTTAGAGAGGATTTTCCAAACAGAGATGATGAAAATTTTCTTGCCCATACAGTTATCTGGAAAGAAGATGGAGTAATTTGTGCAGATTTCAAAAAGGTTAAATAA
- a CDS encoding class I SAM-dependent methyltransferase: MKLSQDMSKVEVKGFEAKFYDRLMDIITLGYYPFFIRKVIKDLGLKVGDKVIDFGAGTGRNALIIRKYVGNKGKIVGVEIGKEMKEQFIKKTKNFENIKLIDQRIDEPINLNEKFDVVFISFVLHGFIQEKREIIIKNAYNLLKEDGVFAILDYNNFDVDRANFLVKFAIRKVECPLAEDFIKRDIKTVLKNFGFKNFDEYFYFRKYVRLLKAKK, translated from the coding sequence ATGAAATTATCTCAAGATATGAGCAAAGTTGAAGTCAAAGGATTTGAAGCAAAATTTTATGACAGATTAATGGACATAATAACTTTGGGATATTATCCATTTTTCATACGAAAAGTTATAAAAGATCTTGGACTAAAAGTTGGTGATAAAGTTATTGATTTTGGAGCAGGAACTGGAAGAAATGCACTAATAATTAGAAAATATGTTGGAAATAAAGGAAAAATTGTTGGAGTTGAAATTGGAAAAGAGATGAAAGAGCAGTTTATAAAAAAGACAAAAAATTTTGAAAATATTAAACTTATCGATCAAAGAATAGATGAACCAATTAATTTAAATGAAAAATTTGATGTTGTATTTATCTCTTTTGTTTTGCATGGATTTATACAAGAAAAAAGAGAAATAATCATAAAAAATGCATATAATTTACTAAAAGAAGATGGAGTATTTGCAATACTCGATTATAATAATTTCGATGTTGATAGAGCAAATTTTTTGGTGAAATTTGCAATAAGAAAAGTAGAGTGCCCATTGGCTGAAGATTTTATAAAAAGAGATATAAAAACTGTACTAAAAAATTTTGGATTTAAAAATTTTGATGAATATTTTTATTTTAGAAAATATGTAAGACTTTTAAAAGCAAAAAAATAG
- the purT gene encoding formate-dependent phosphoribosylglycinamide formyltransferase: protein MQFTTPLKHNSIKFLLLGSGELGKEVAIEAQRLGIEVVAVDRYPNAPAHLVANRSYIIDMKNKDEVLEVILREKPTYILPEIEAINIDALFEAEKLGFNVIPNAEAVNKTMNRKNIRVFAAEELNLKTSRYAFVKTLDDLKEAAKEIGFPCVIKPVMSSSGHGQSIAKNEEDLEKSFEFAKKDARGSAEELIVEEFINFDYEITLLTAKNDNEIVFCEPIGHIQKDGDYIYSWQPMNMSKIAIERAKDIATKIVTGLGGRGIFGVELFVKGNEVYFSEVSPRPHDTGMVTMITQSQSEFALHVRAVLNLPLSFTQYIGGASAAYKAKNDSFNPVLNIDDECFSKDSFVRIFGKPESHKGRRMAVVLTLGEPTKALDRAKELIEKISDSDYTKNVVKEVSKEEKEESCGFFKKIANIFLGK, encoded by the coding sequence ATGCAATTTACTACCCCATTAAAACATAACTCAATAAAATTTTTACTTTTAGGAAGCGGAGAATTAGGTAAAGAGGTTGCAATTGAGGCACAAAGACTTGGTATTGAGGTTGTTGCAGTTGATAGATATCCAAATGCTCCTGCTCATCTTGTGGCAAATAGAAGTTATATAATAGATATGAAAAATAAAGATGAGGTTTTAGAAGTAATTTTACGTGAAAAACCAACATATATTTTGCCTGAAATTGAAGCAATTAACATTGATGCCCTTTTTGAAGCTGAAAAACTTGGATTTAATGTAATTCCAAATGCTGAAGCTGTAAATAAAACAATGAATAGAAAAAATATAAGAGTTTTTGCAGCAGAAGAGCTTAATTTAAAAACAAGCAGATATGCTTTTGTTAAAACATTAGATGATTTAAAAGAGGCTGCAAAAGAGATAGGTTTTCCTTGTGTTATTAAACCTGTAATGAGCTCTTCTGGACATGGACAAAGTATTGCAAAAAATGAAGAGGATTTGGAAAAATCTTTTGAATTTGCAAAAAAAGATGCTAGAGGTAGCGCGGAAGAGTTAATAGTAGAAGAGTTTATCAATTTTGATTATGAAATAACTCTATTAACTGCAAAGAATGATAATGAGATAGTATTTTGCGAGCCTATAGGACATATTCAAAAAGATGGAGATTATATTTATAGCTGGCAACCTATGAATATGAGTAAAATTGCAATAGAGAGAGCAAAAGATATAGCTACAAAAATTGTAACAGGTCTTGGAGGCAGAGGAATATTTGGAGTAGAACTATTTGTAAAAGGTAATGAAGTATATTTTAGTGAAGTAAGTCCAAGACCTCACGATACTGGAATGGTTACAATGATAACTCAAAGCCAAAGTGAGTTTGCCCTACATGTTAGAGCAGTATTAAATCTTCCATTATCATTTACTCAATACATTGGTGGAGCAAGTGCTGCATATAAAGCTAAGAATGATAGTTTTAACCCTGTACTAAATATAGATGATGAATGCTTCAGTAAAGACTCTTTTGTTAGAATCTTTGGAAAGCCAGAATCTCATAAAGGCAGAAGAATGGCTGTGGTATTAACATTGGGAGAGCCGACAAAAGCCCTAGATAGAGCAAAAGAGCTTATAGAAAAAATTAGTGATAGTGACTATACTAAAAATGTAGTAAAAGAGGTTTCAAAGGAAGAAAAAGAGGAATCTTGCGGATTTTTCAAAAAAATTGCAAATATATTTTTAGGAAAATAG
- a CDS encoding secondary thiamine-phosphate synthase enzyme YjbQ, with product MKIYQKEIVLKKAYPRGFHLITQEIISNLEEIKNINAGICHIFLMHTSASLCINENADPNVRRDFLNFTNRLVPENESYYTHILEGSDDMPAHIKSSLYGNFLTLPIKNGSLHLGIWQGIYLCEHRDFSSNRHIFITIIGN from the coding sequence ATGAAAATTTATCAAAAAGAGATAGTTTTAAAAAAAGCATATCCAAGAGGATTTCATTTAATAACACAAGAGATAATATCAAATCTTGAAGAGATAAAAAATATAAACGCTGGAATTTGCCATATTTTTTTAATGCATACAAGTGCAAGTCTTTGTATAAATGAAAATGCAGATCCAAATGTTAGAAGAGATTTTTTAAATTTTACAAACAGATTAGTTCCAGAAAATGAAAGCTACTATACACATATTTTAGAGGGAAGTGATGATATGCCAGCACATATAAAAAGTTCCTTATATGGTAATTTTCTAACACTTCCTATAAAAAATGGATCTTTGCATCTTGGAATTTGGCAAGGAATATATCTTTGTGAACATAGAGATTTTTCTTCAAATAGGCATATATTTATCACAATTATTGGAAATTAA
- a CDS encoding bifunctional diguanylate cyclase/phosphodiesterase, which produces MKNLSGLSIKIKLFIPLIFIFLSFLLIGYFLIKNINTQSEIFIKENSQKANLYVLKGLDAWLKSEKELVISLSKNPDIINICKDPENDKLYKKLEKYFCSLHHTFNYYENIVLIIKLPKNKKIVKILDGKKYIIKDGTALIDSVTRKTVGKGGYHLKFIKKALIDGKFNISDPYPSILRGYPIFVVINPIKENKKILGAVLVAPKLWEFSKKFLISRIGKKGYTLIIDKNGKILAHKNFDFIFKKNIKDILPVNNSFINSSNKIEKLNINNKEIYVNIVTHKDTGWKVVSVIYKDDFIAPFLEKKKNVLFATIILTIFMLILLNSLLNKITIEPLERLTSLVKKYKPGKEVKKDEYLAKSSLEIEEIYRSFINLADTLNRNYSILKKSKNLLNDVINASIDPIFYKNNKFVYIGCNEAFAKMVGLNKKDILGKTDFDIFDKEIAKFFRKIDEEIFKTKKTLKIDRWFKIKDKNHFFQIILSPLKDKKDKIYGIVGFARELTKLKIAEEKIAHQALHDSLTDLPNRNLLYDRLEHAINEAKRENSEVAILFLDLDNFKLINDTLGHDIGDKLLIEVAKRLQNLIRKSDTIARIGGDEFIIILEKIESPYVAVKKAKEILQSLSKDIHIDSYHLHVTGSIGISIYPEDGKTTYELIKNADIAMYHAKDLGRNNVQLFSKSLSEKIGHEHVLENSLHKAITNKEFELHYQPQIEIDSGKIVGAEALIRWNHPKLGLLYPDKFIPLAENTGLIIPLGRWIIQEASSQAKIWNEMGFNIKISVNISIRQFQHDNIVDVLKKNIDTQKLDPKLLELEITENIAMFNIKKHINTMNELKELGFTISMDDFGIGYSSLSFLKKFPIDKVKIDKSFVIGSTYNKEDESIVKAIVAMCKGLNLKTVAEGVETKEHLNLLKSIGCDFYQGYYFSKPISSLEMTKMLKEYYENSGS; this is translated from the coding sequence ATGAAAAATCTCTCTGGCCTCTCTATAAAAATAAAACTATTTATACCATTAATATTTATTTTTCTCTCTTTTCTTCTAATTGGCTATTTTCTTATAAAAAATATCAATACACAAAGCGAAATATTTATAAAAGAGAATTCACAAAAAGCCAATCTATATGTTTTAAAGGGGCTTGATGCTTGGCTAAAAAGTGAAAAAGAGCTTGTGATTTCTCTTTCAAAAAATCCTGATATTATAAATATTTGTAAAGATCCGGAAAATGACAAACTTTATAAAAAGCTTGAAAAATATTTTTGTTCATTACATCATACGTTTAACTATTATGAAAATATAGTTTTAATTATAAAACTACCTAAAAATAAAAAGATTGTAAAAATTTTAGATGGTAAAAAATATATCATAAAAGATGGAACTGCTCTTATTGATAGTGTAACAAGAAAGACAGTTGGAAAAGGTGGATATCATCTAAAATTTATTAAAAAAGCCCTAATAGATGGCAAATTCAATATTTCTGACCCTTATCCAAGTATTTTAAGAGGTTATCCAATATTTGTAGTTATAAATCCTATAAAAGAGAATAAGAAAATATTAGGGGCAGTTTTAGTTGCCCCTAAACTTTGGGAATTTAGTAAAAAGTTTCTTATAAGCAGAATCGGTAAAAAAGGTTATACACTTATTATTGATAAAAATGGAAAAATTTTAGCTCATAAAAATTTTGATTTTATCTTCAAAAAAAATATAAAAGATATTTTACCAGTTAATAATAGCTTTATAAATTCTTCAAATAAAATAGAAAAGTTAAATATCAATAATAAAGAGATTTATGTAAATATAGTTACCCATAAAGATACAGGCTGGAAAGTTGTAAGTGTTATTTATAAAGATGATTTTATAGCTCCTTTTTTAGAAAAGAAAAAAAATGTTTTATTTGCAACCATAATTCTTACTATTTTTATGCTAATTCTTCTTAACTCTTTACTTAATAAAATCACAATAGAACCTTTGGAGAGATTAACATCTTTAGTAAAAAAATATAAACCTGGCAAAGAGGTAAAAAAAGATGAATATCTTGCTAAAAGCTCTTTAGAGATAGAAGAGATTTATAGATCATTTATAAATCTAGCGGATACTTTAAATAGAAATTATTCAATTTTGAAAAAGAGTAAAAATCTTTTAAATGATGTTATAAACGCTTCAATAGATCCTATCTTCTATAAAAATAATAAGTTTGTTTATATTGGATGTAATGAAGCTTTTGCAAAAATGGTAGGTTTAAATAAAAAAGATATTTTAGGAAAAACCGATTTTGATATTTTTGATAAAGAGATAGCAAAGTTTTTTAGAAAAATTGATGAAGAGATTTTTAAAACCAAAAAAACTTTAAAAATAGATAGATGGTTTAAAATAAAAGATAAAAATCATTTTTTTCAAATTATCTTATCTCCGCTAAAAGATAAAAAAGATAAAATATATGGAATCGTTGGATTTGCAAGAGAATTGACAAAATTAAAAATCGCTGAAGAAAAAATCGCCCACCAAGCACTTCATGACTCTTTAACAGATCTTCCAAATAGAAATCTTCTTTATGATAGATTAGAACATGCTATAAATGAAGCAAAAAGAGAAAATAGTGAAGTTGCAATTTTATTTTTAGATCTTGATAATTTTAAACTCATAAATGATACTTTAGGACATGATATTGGAGATAAGCTTCTTATTGAAGTTGCAAAAAGATTACAAAATCTAATTAGAAAATCAGATACTATTGCTAGAATTGGGGGCGATGAGTTTATTATAATTTTAGAAAAAATAGAATCACCATATGTTGCAGTAAAAAAAGCAAAAGAGATTTTGCAATCATTATCAAAAGATATTCATATTGACTCTTATCATCTACATGTTACTGGAAGTATAGGGATAAGCATATATCCTGAAGATGGAAAAACTACTTATGAACTTATAAAAAATGCAGATATTGCAATGTATCATGCAAAAGATTTGGGAAGAAACAATGTTCAACTGTTTTCTAAAAGTCTTAGTGAAAAAATAGGGCATGAGCATGTTTTAGAAAACTCTTTGCATAAAGCAATTACCAATAAAGAGTTTGAACTTCATTATCAACCTCAAATAGAGATAGATAGTGGTAAAATAGTAGGAGCAGAAGCTCTAATAAGATGGAACCATCCAAAATTGGGTCTTTTATATCCTGATAAATTTATTCCTCTTGCAGAAAATACTGGACTTATTATACCTCTTGGTAGATGGATAATACAAGAGGCCTCTTCACAAGCAAAAATATGGAATGAAATGGGATTTAATATTAAAATATCAGTCAATATTTCAATTAGACAATTTCAGCATGATAATATTGTAGATGTTTTGAAAAAAAATATAGATACTCAAAAACTTGATCCAAAATTATTAGAACTTGAAATTACAGAAAATATTGCAATGTTCAATATCAAAAAACATATCAATACAATGAATGAATTAAAAGAACTTGGTTTTACAATATCTATGGATGATTTTGGTATTGGATACTCCTCTTTAAGCTTTTTGAAAAAATTCCCTATAGATAAGGTAAAAATTGATAAATCTTTTGTAATTGGATCAACCTATAATAAAGAGGATGAATCAATAGTTAAAGCAATTGTAGCTATGTGCAAAGGATTAAATCTTAAAACTGTTGCTGAAGGCGTTGAGACAAAAGAACATCTAAACCTTTTAAAATCTATTGGATGTGATTTTTATCAAGGATACTATTTTAGCAAGCCTATATCATCACTTGAAATGACAAAAATGTTAAAGGAGTATTATGAAAATAGTGGTTCTTGA
- a CDS encoding D-2-hydroxyacid dehydrogenase — MKIVVLDAKTLGCDVNLDILKEFGELIVFDTTKYEETIDRIKDADIVVTNKVILDKQILESAKNLKLICIAATGMNNVDLNYAKTKNIEVKNVVGYSTESVVQHTFALAFYLIEHLKKYDEFVKSKSWSSSDIFTCLNWPFFEIHNKRWGIIGLGTIGKRVAQVAKSFGCEVVYYSTSGKNLDNEFKHIPLDTLLCTSDIISIHAPLNEKTQNLLNKTNIIKLKNRAVLLNLGRGGIINEEDLAKIVDEKEIYVGLDVTQKEPIDKNSPLLNLKNQDRVFITPHIAWTSIEARERLLMGIVKNIEEFLEGKEQ; from the coding sequence ATGAAAATAGTGGTTCTTGATGCAAAAACTCTTGGATGTGACGTAAATCTTGATATTTTAAAAGAGTTTGGAGAATTAATAGTTTTTGATACAACAAAATATGAAGAGACAATAGATAGGATAAAAGATGCAGATATTGTTGTAACAAATAAAGTTATACTAGATAAACAAATATTAGAAAGTGCAAAAAATCTAAAACTTATATGCATTGCTGCAACCGGAATGAATAATGTTGATTTAAATTATGCAAAAACAAAAAATATAGAGGTAAAAAATGTTGTTGGTTATTCAACTGAAAGTGTTGTTCAACATACATTTGCTCTTGCCTTTTACTTAATTGAGCATCTAAAAAAATATGATGAATTTGTAAAAAGCAAAAGTTGGAGTAGTTCAGATATTTTTACATGTCTAAATTGGCCTTTTTTTGAAATTCATAATAAAAGATGGGGAATTATAGGACTTGGAACAATTGGCAAAAGAGTAGCCCAGGTTGCAAAAAGTTTTGGATGCGAAGTTGTATATTATTCAACTTCTGGTAAAAATTTAGACAATGAATTTAAACATATACCTTTAGATACACTTTTGTGTACAAGTGATATTATTTCAATTCATGCACCATTAAATGAAAAAACTCAAAATCTATTAAATAAAACAAATATTATAAAATTAAAAAATAGAGCAGTCTTATTAAATCTTGGAAGAGGTGGAATAATAAATGAAGAAGACCTTGCTAAAATAGTTGATGAAAAAGAGATTTATGTTGGTTTAGATGTTACACAAAAAGAGCCAATAGATAAAAATTCGCCTCTTTTAAATCTTAAAAATCAAGATAGAGTCTTTATAACGCCTCATATTGCTTGGACAAGTATTGAGGCAAGAGAGAGATTATTGATGGGGATAGTTAAAAATATTGAAGAGTTTTTAGAAGGGAAAGAGCAATGA